A region from the Methanothrix sp. genome encodes:
- a CDS encoding carboxymuconolactone decarboxylase family protein, with product MKVAVSDRKVVDVQKTGADRFLDSADVRMSGTFRSLASAIMGDGALSAREKALIALACSVAIRCESCTRRHMEQARALGVTREEMLEAAAVASLIRMGSGLNAAAVILDEMQEAASKR from the coding sequence CAAGGTGGTTGATGTGCAGAAGACGGGAGCTGACAGATTTCTGGACTCGGCGGATGTGAGAATGAGCGGCACGTTCAGATCGCTTGCATCCGCGATCATGGGGGACGGAGCGCTATCTGCCCGGGAGAAGGCATTGATAGCACTGGCGTGTTCTGTGGCGATAAGATGTGAGAGCTGCACTAGAAGGCACATGGAGCAGGCAAGAGCGCTTGGCGTGACCAGGGAGGAGATGCTCGAGGCAGCAGCTGTTGCATCGCTCATACGCATGGGCTCAGGCCTCAATGCTGCTGCAGTCATTCTGGATGAGATGCAGGAAGCTGCATCCAAGAGGTGA